The proteins below come from a single Oenanthe melanoleuca isolate GR-GAL-2019-014 chromosome Z, OMel1.0, whole genome shotgun sequence genomic window:
- the FOXE1 gene encoding forkhead box protein E1 has protein sequence MTAESRLPPGPPPGPPPLKADAVPPGEEAALAAAGTRGGRRRRKRPAERGKPPYSYIALIAMAIGQAPERRLTLGGIYRFITERFPFYRDSPRKWQNSIRHNLTLNDCFVKVPREPGRPGKGNYWTLDPHARDMFESGSFLRRRKRFKRSDLSTYPAFLAERPAAPCRLLPLPAPPPPAALPPAPAASCAFAAACPAQSCASAALSHAYAPLPAAAGPYAPGGPGPLYAPSGRIVLPASSPGSPALYGRRSPAPYPPLPHAYGAGGQLGAAEPAPRHGTYPGGTDRFVPAL, from the coding sequence ATGACAGCCGAGAGCCGGCTGCCACCGGGGCCCCCACCGGGGCCCCCGCCGCTGAAAGCGGACGCGGTGCCGCCGGGAGAGGAGGCGGCGTTGGCGGCGGCGGGGacgcggggcgggcggcggcgccgcaAGCGCCCGGCGGAGCGGGGCAAGCCGCCCTACAGCTACATCGCCCTCATCGCCATGGCCATCGGGCAGGCGCCCGAGCGGCGGCTGACGCTCGGCGGCATCTACCGCTTCATCACCGAACGCTTCCCTTTCTACCGCGACAGCCCCCGCAAGTGGCAGAACAGCATCCGCCACAACCTCACCCTCAATGACTGCTTTGTCAAGGTGCCACGGGAGCCCGGCCGCCCCGGCAAGGGCAACTACTGGACGCTGGACCCCCACGCCCGCGACATGTTCGAGAGCGGGTCCTTCCTGCGCCGCAGAAAGCGTTTCAAGCGTAGCGACCTCTCCACGTACCCGGCGTTCCTGGCCGAGCGCCCCGCCGCTCCGTGCCGCCTGCTCCCgctgcccgccccgccgccccccgccgccctGCCCCCGGCGCCCGCCGCCTCCTGCGCCTTCGCCGCCGCCTGCCCCGCGCAGAGCTGCGCCTCCGCCGCCCTGTCCCACGCCTACGCCCCGCTGCCCGCCGCCGCGGGGCCCTACGCGCCCGGGGGCCCCGGGCCGCTGTACGCTCCGTCGGGGCGCATCGTGCTGCCCGCCTCTTCGCCCGGCTCCCCCGCGCTCTACGGCCGCCGCTCCCCCGCGCCCTACCCGCCGCTGCCCCACGCCTACGGCGCCGGGGGGCAGCTGGGTGCCGCCGAGCCCGCACCGAGGCACGGCACCTACCCCGGAGGCACCGACAGGTTCGTCCCGGCGCTCTGA